The following proteins are encoded in a genomic region of Fusarium oxysporum f. sp. lycopersici 4287 chromosome 1, whole genome shotgun sequence:
- a CDS encoding AGC/AKT protein kinase, whose translation MHGVINKNVRSAADEDGADHIGLETPRSGVATPQPDLQDKRLPGIMSYFGQVRKYPSTPSSDPNSSQSDTTLDRISVVPTPPAGLQLQAHTEGSPRGCESSALDRSLLQHERPGSMPSTTERDEHNLSDPYPTPPTSQPSSSGGSISQDMISADSGAHGRATVEQKSLTQQSQFKKPTASPFTTTHFQTSNDPSLPELDSSKNAAPTKDSIIPSHPEPSTSSGACLAAAPGKWHFLNGLKELTRMTFKSGNSTPTRAMSAARPSGSDRAPSSGRTSHDGAEVSGTQTPRSSAGAQAPAAKGKLTIKINEARGLRKSRDPYVVVVFQRSELISGGPHHIDEDDNLSVEPPPAAGGIPIQRSGSDSGRPLAIPMRSRQSSNTSINDYGSFRNRSGGQLTFTSPKWDAEAEFDVVDYDMLVDVSVYDHGATGDEFLGHVDFQASKDPGATVQGWFQLQGHADTMAENAPTGEIFLEAIYHRAERKQFGPTDFEILKLIGKGTFGQVYQVRKKDTQRIYAMKVLQKKVIVQKKEVAHTVGERNILVRTAMSDSPFIVGLKFSFQTPSELYLVTDYMSGGELFWHLQKEGRFDEKRAKFYIAELILAIQHLHNNDIVYRDLKPENILLDANGHIALCDFGLSKANLTKNDTTNTFCGTTEYLAPEVLLDESGYTKMVDFWSLGVLVFEMCCGWSPFYAEDTQQMYKNIAFGKVRFPRDTLSQEGRNFVKGLLNRNPKHRLGATDDAEELKRHPFFADVDWTLLSKKLITPPFKPKLKSETDVSYFDPEFTTALDQNGSLNERAAALARGYAASTPLSPSVQANFQGFTFVDESALDDHMRDRAGLVDEDMDDGQNHRNRDNDDWDNLDDIDLRKANRMSGIVKTGHDEHMVGGSHFDV comes from the exons ATGCATGGGGTTATTAACAAAAACGTCAGGTCTGCGGCAGACGAGGATGGCGCCGATCACATTGGTCTCGAAACTCCTCGATCCGGTGTAGCTACACCTCAACCCGATCTACAGGACAAACGCTTGCCAGGAATCATGAGCTACTTCGGCCAGGTTCGTAAATACCCTTCTACGCCTTCGTCAGATCCCAATTCGTCACAGAGTGATACCACTCTAGACCGAATTTCAGTTGTGCCCACTCCACCAGCCGGCCTGCAGTTGCAGGCACACACCGAAGGCTCTCCTCGCGGTTGTGAGTCCTCGGCTTTGGATCGttcgcttcttcaacatgaGCGTCCTGGTTCCATGCCAAGTACCACTGAGCGGGATGAGCATAACCTTTCGGACCCCTACCCAACCCCACCCACTTCTCAGCCCTCGTCTTCGGGGGGTTCTATCTCCCAGGACATGATTTCTGCAGACTCAGGGGCGCATGGCAGGGCTACGGTCGAGCAAAAGTCTCTTACACAGCAGTCACAATTCAAGAAACCCACAGCCTCACCATTCACCACCACCCACTTTCAAACTTCCAATGACCCATCACTACCTGAACTTGACTCCTCCAAAAACGCAGCACCTACCAAAGACTCCATTATTCCTTCGCATCCTGAGCCCAGTACAAGTTCAGGCGCCTGTTTAGCTGCTGCCCCCGGCAAGTGGCATTTTCTTAATGGACTCAAGGAGCTAACTCGTATGACGTTCAAGAGCGGCAACTCGACTCCTACTCGAGCAATGTCGGCTGCTCGACCATCTGGCTCCGATAGAGCCCCTTCCTCCGGGAGGACCAGTCATGACGGTGCTGAAGTCAGCGGTACTCAGACTCCAAGGAGTTCTGCCGGTGCCCAGGCGCCTGCCGCCAAGGGAAAGCTAACAATCAAGATCAATGAGGCTCGTGGGCTTAGGAAGAGTCGGGACCCTTATGTTGTTGTGGTTTTTCAGCGTAGTGAGCTCATTTCTGGGGGTCCTCACCACATCGATGAGGACGACAACCTCAGTGTCGAGCCACCTCCGGCAGCTGGTGGCATCCCTATCCAGCGATCAGGCAGTGACTCTGGGCGTCCCTTGGCTATTCCCATGAGGAGCAGGCAAagcagcaacaccagcatTAATGACTACGGCTCGTTCCGTAACCGATCCGGAGGTCAGCTTACATTTACCAGCCCAAAATGGGATGCCGAAGCCGAGTT CGACGTTGTGGACTATGATATGCTGGTCGATGTCTCAGTTTATGATCATGGAGCAACAGGCGATGAATTTCTCGGCCATGTTGATTTTCAGGCTAGCAAGGATCCTGGTGCCACCGTCCAGGGCTGGTTCCAGCTGCAAGGACATGCTGATACCATGGCAGAAAATGCGCCAACTGGTGAGATCTTCCTCGAGGCCATCTACCACAGAGCAGAGAGGAAGCAATTTGGCCCCACTGATTTCGAAATTCTTAAACTCATCGGCAAGGGCACTTTTGGTCAGGTGTATCAAGTGCGAAAAAAGGATACTCAGCGCATTTACGCTATGAAGGTTCTGCAGAAGAAGGTTATTGTGCAAAAGAAGGAAGTTGCCCATACCGTGGGAGAACGAAATATTCTGGTTCGGACCGCCATGTCCGACTCACCTTTCATCGTTGGTCTCAAGTTCTCTTTCCAGACACCATCAGAACTTTATCTCGTTACCGATTATATGTCTGGAGGTGAGCTATTTTGGCATCTACAGAAAGAGGGTCGGTTTGATGAGAAACGAGCCAAGTTCTACATCGCCGAACTGATCTTGGCCATTCAGCACCTTCATAATAACGACATTGTATACCGGGACCTGAAGCCTGAGAATATCCTCTTGGATGCTAACGGACATATCGCCCTTTGTGACTTTGGTCTTTCCAAGGCCAATCTTACGAAGAACGACACTACCAACACTTTCTGTGGAACAACCGAATACCTTGCGCCTGAGGTTTTGCTAGACGAATCTGGCTACACCAAGATGGTGGACTTCTGGTCGCTTGGGGTTTTGGTCTTTGAGATGTGCTGCGGCTGGAGCCCATTCTATGCCGAAGATACGCAGCAAATGTATAAGAATATTGCCTTCGGCAAGGTGAGGTTTCCTCGAGATACCCTCTCTCAGGAAGGAAGGAATTTCGTCAAGGGACTCCTCAATAGAAACCCCAAGCACAGACTAGGTGCGACTGATGACGCCGAAGAACTGAAGAGACACCCCTTCTTTGCCGATGTGGATTGgactcttctctccaagaagcTTATCACTCCACCTTTCAAACCCAAATTGAAGTCTGAGACAGACGTCTCATACTTCGATCCGGAATTCACGACCGCGTTGGATCAGAATGGCTCTCTGAACGAACGTGCTGCTGCGTTGGCCCGAGGCTATGCCGCTTCGactcctctttctccttctgtTCAGGCCAACTTCCAAGGCTTCACGTTTGTTGACGAAAGCGCATTAGATGATCATATGCGAGACCGAGCAGGACtcgttgatgaagatatGGATGATGGACAAAATCACAGGAACCGCGATAACGACGATTGGGACAATCTCGACGACATTGACCTCAGGAAGGCAAACCGGATGAGCGGGATCGTGAAGACTGGACATGATGAGCACATGGTGGGGGGTTCTCACTTTGACGTATAA